Proteins encoded in a region of the Agromyces protaetiae genome:
- a CDS encoding rhamnulokinase codes for MSGARGGAGAVAAVDLGATSGRVIVGYVDGASGTLELDHVARFPNGPVRLASGLHWDFTGLYRDLTRGLADAFRREPAVASIGVDSWAVDYGLLRGERLLGEPFHYRDERNEAAVDGVHRVVPFAELYRRNGLQFLPFNTVYQLAAERDGDGCLGLADSLLLIPDLIGFQLTGSKVAERTNASTTGLLGVETGEWDHELIERLRLEASVLPRLVSPGDSLGGLRPAVAADLGAPEGLDVVAVGSHDTASAVVAVPMRAESAAYISCGTWGLVGVELEAPVTSDAAREANFTNEGGVDGRVRFLHNVMGLWLLSESLRWWERGGETIDLPELLAQAAAVTGEVTVFDANDPRFMAPGDLPGRIAEWCAERGVRAPQSRAEFARSIVESLAEAFAGAVRDASILSGVDVETIHVVGGGALNELLCQRTADRSGIPVLAGPVEATAIGNVLVQARAAGFAAGDLESLRAIVARAFEPKRYVPATR; via the coding sequence ATGAGCGGGGCGCGCGGCGGCGCGGGCGCGGTCGCGGCGGTCGATCTCGGGGCGACGAGCGGGCGGGTCATCGTCGGGTACGTCGACGGCGCGAGCGGCACGCTCGAGCTCGACCACGTCGCACGGTTCCCGAACGGGCCGGTGCGGCTCGCGTCCGGCCTGCACTGGGACTTCACCGGGCTCTACCGTGACCTCACGCGCGGCCTCGCCGATGCGTTCCGGCGCGAGCCCGCCGTGGCGTCGATCGGCGTCGACTCGTGGGCGGTCGACTACGGGCTGCTCCGCGGCGAGCGCCTGCTCGGCGAGCCGTTCCATTACCGCGACGAGCGCAACGAGGCCGCGGTCGACGGCGTGCACCGCGTCGTGCCGTTCGCCGAGCTGTACCGGCGCAACGGACTGCAGTTCCTGCCGTTCAACACGGTCTATCAGCTCGCGGCCGAGCGCGACGGCGACGGATGCCTCGGGCTGGCCGACTCCCTCCTGCTGATCCCCGACCTCATCGGCTTCCAACTGACGGGCTCGAAGGTCGCCGAACGCACGAACGCGTCGACGACCGGGCTGCTCGGCGTCGAGACCGGAGAGTGGGATCACGAGCTCATCGAACGGCTGCGGCTCGAGGCATCCGTATTGCCGCGGCTCGTCTCGCCCGGCGACTCGCTCGGCGGCCTGCGACCAGCGGTCGCGGCCGACCTGGGCGCGCCCGAGGGGCTCGACGTCGTCGCGGTGGGCTCGCACGACACCGCGTCGGCGGTCGTCGCGGTGCCCATGCGGGCCGAGTCCGCGGCGTACATCTCGTGCGGCACGTGGGGCCTCGTGGGCGTCGAGCTCGAAGCGCCCGTGACGAGCGATGCCGCGCGCGAGGCGAACTTCACGAACGAGGGCGGCGTCGACGGGCGTGTGCGGTTCCTGCACAACGTCATGGGGCTGTGGCTGCTGTCGGAGTCGCTGCGCTGGTGGGAGCGCGGCGGCGAGACGATCGACCTGCCCGAGCTGCTCGCGCAGGCGGCCGCGGTGACCGGCGAGGTCACGGTCTTCGACGCGAACGATCCGCGGTTCATGGCACCGGGCGACCTGCCCGGACGCATCGCGGAGTGGTGCGCCGAGCGCGGCGTCCGCGCCCCGCAGAGCCGGGCCGAGTTCGCCCGGTCCATCGTCGAGAGCCTCGCCGAGGCGTTCGCGGGCGCGGTCCGCGACGCGTCGATCCTGTCGGGTGTCGACGTCGAGACGATCCACGTGGTCGGCGGCGGCGCACTCAACGAGCTGCTGTGCCAGCGCACGGCCGATCGGTCCGGCATCCCCGTGCTCGCGGGCCCGGTCGAGGCGACTGCGATCGGCAATGTGCTCGTGCAGGCGCGCGCGGCGGGCTTCGCGGCGGGCGACCTCGAGTCGCTGCGCGCGATCGTCGCCCGCGCGTTCGAGCCGAAACGGTACGTCCCGGCCACCCGCTGA
- a CDS encoding serine hydrolase domain-containing protein, whose amino-acid sequence MPAFDHAFDWARRHVADGRLPTAVLGIATADGVVALDAFGEASADDHYPLFSVTKPVVGLAALTLVEEGRLTATTPLAAAVPGFGAGRDDVVQLRHLVSHTSGIAEPAIDAPGLRAALVAAGRDFAAGTVSRYSTIAFEGVAALIEHASGSPWEKRVAEVARRADASGLTFDAEASRHAPVDAAEAGLDWNRFRGLRHPGAGLFGRASDLLALGSALLRDDGAVVSPLTVEAMRRPLTAGLPKLDPYPAERGQDWGFTWNVRHAAPGLLAHDTYGHAGWSGTEFWITPSLGVCFVLLTNRLDRPGVDADQLHNAVAAGR is encoded by the coding sequence ATGCCCGCCTTCGATCACGCCTTCGACTGGGCCCGCCGTCACGTCGCCGACGGCCGCCTGCCCACGGCGGTGCTCGGCATCGCGACCGCAGACGGCGTCGTCGCGCTCGACGCGTTCGGCGAGGCATCCGCCGACGATCACTACCCGCTGTTCTCGGTCACCAAGCCGGTCGTCGGCCTCGCCGCGCTCACGCTCGTCGAGGAGGGCCGGCTCACGGCGACGACGCCGCTCGCGGCCGCGGTCCCCGGGTTCGGCGCGGGCCGCGACGACGTGGTGCAGCTGCGCCATCTCGTGAGCCACACGTCGGGCATCGCCGAGCCCGCGATCGACGCACCGGGGCTCCGCGCCGCGCTCGTCGCGGCCGGCCGCGACTTCGCGGCCGGCACCGTCTCGCGGTACTCGACCATCGCATTCGAGGGCGTCGCGGCACTCATCGAGCACGCGAGCGGGTCGCCGTGGGAAAAGCGCGTCGCCGAGGTCGCGAGGCGAGCGGATGCCTCGGGGCTGACGTTCGACGCCGAGGCGAGCCGGCACGCTCCGGTGGACGCCGCCGAGGCCGGCCTCGACTGGAACCGGTTCAGGGGGTTGCGGCACCCGGGCGCCGGGCTGTTCGGCCGGGCGTCGGACCTGCTCGCACTGGGGTCTGCGCTGCTCCGCGACGACGGGGCGGTCGTGTCGCCGCTCACGGTCGAGGCGATGCGACGCCCGCTGACGGCGGGGCTTCCGAAGCTCGACCCGTACCCGGCCGAGCGCGGTCAGGATTGGGGCTTCACCTGGAACGTGCGGCACGCCGCGCCCGGCCTGCTCGCGCACGACACGTACGGTCACGCCGGCTGGTCGGGCACCGAGTTCTGGATCACGCCGTCGCTCGGCGTGTGCTTCGTGCTGCTCACCAACCGCCTCGACCGGCCGGGAGTCGACGCCGACCAGCTGCACAACGCGGTGGCCGCGGGGCGCTGA
- a CDS encoding pyridoxamine 5'-phosphate oxidase family protein, whose protein sequence is MVDISSDEVWQAIAKECFIVVGMVSARGEARTAGVMHHVHDGVLWFTTNDREWKARHIAANPGVSVTVPIAKRVPFMPWITVPAATITFSGVAETVPAGALHPDVRHALLHGLDVTDGDERGALVGVGIRPVGDFVTYGVGVPILAMRDTERARGRAPVASVMV, encoded by the coding sequence ATGGTCGACATCAGCAGCGACGAGGTCTGGCAGGCCATCGCGAAGGAGTGCTTCATCGTCGTCGGCATGGTGTCCGCACGCGGCGAGGCCCGCACGGCCGGCGTCATGCACCACGTCCATGACGGCGTGCTCTGGTTCACGACGAACGACCGGGAATGGAAGGCGCGGCACATCGCCGCGAACCCCGGCGTCTCGGTGACGGTGCCGATCGCGAAGCGCGTGCCGTTCATGCCGTGGATCACGGTGCCGGCCGCCACCATCACGTTCAGCGGCGTCGCCGAGACGGTGCCGGCCGGCGCGCTGCACCCCGACGTGCGGCATGCGCTCCTGCACGGCCTCGACGTCACCGACGGCGACGAGCGCGGCGCACTCGTGGGCGTCGGCATCCGCCCGGTCGGCGACTTCGTGACCTACGGCGTCGGCGTGCCGATCCTCGCGATGCGCGACACGGAGCGGGCGCGCGGGCGGGCGCCCGTGGCATCCGTCATGGTCTGA
- a CDS encoding RHS repeat protein, whose protein sequence is MTRIFDSSSMRMPHPARVRVVLAVVGVVACGAVLTGGVVSPSWAEAAERPDSAEQAVLGGFALGDGVEGMIDPRSGAFSFALPVAGVSLGWDSRAAGVDRSGLGEGWSVAGVAKVDTEGGMRVSPASGGVFVANASVPSGLEGYLLGDVVFRQGHVQVPASADGSRGAVDAAFELVELGGVRTFFSAEGDPVVRLDANDNRSDWSWEPGHRLVRATDVSGVTTTLDWSDPGRVQVVTGAGASQVTGAVEVDGGRVSAVVDATGGRVRVGYTPAGLVKTITAVAGAATEVSWQALVDGQTAVDRVRVIEQATGAELSARQWTAQAGLASGWPAQQVPAVAGSAVSGSAVAGSGVADSAGSGSAVTAGAGGYVTAVTDGSSTVVSEFDGLGLLLTRTDTRPDPTTDGPDTGTPATTTAYTYDGFDRLTLALDGTRYTYDATNQPVTETTPDGVTIRTGYWASGQRATHTQDDTTAATVFHWDGTTLLNDTHTSPEASGTAAYLLGVGRHARTLGSPASTVFSEADFHGNVTELTGPDANVTTSYDYTDYGVTTTRQHTDDEHDAGPLVGDAHRNPFQYAGEYTNPTGTQHLQVRTYDPATMRLTSVDPEPQHNRYHYAALNPITLADPTGRIPDLPDWGKALLAGVGLALALTGFGTAISAVATASSIGAMTIGTKAVLLGTGIVAAYDLTATVLDTVDVFMPEFLDDQTALILGATSVGAGAATAIAGIGARALTRVDINRTLALGPGVAENEARHLVEWAGRIAKQGQDKLSKFGITADRRDLARSLNDRIVEDLRTSEPGWTYSGHRAELEKFDNMVKDWEPSQQVRPNQLDYGKNMGAKKVHVDSGLGKRMRNVVAADAFAAMWQSRALTTQVRNERDSIAKILESSQQSNANGQEWLYPRGANKTVVYVPGYQYLDKEGFIMWDNHFFGWGVRWKYQHRASGHEV, encoded by the coding sequence ATGACTCGGATATTCGACTCGTCGTCCATGCGCATGCCGCATCCCGCGCGGGTTCGTGTCGTGCTGGCTGTGGTGGGCGTGGTGGCGTGTGGTGCGGTGCTCACTGGTGGTGTGGTGTCGCCGTCGTGGGCCGAGGCTGCGGAGAGGCCTGACAGCGCTGAGCAGGCGGTGCTGGGTGGGTTCGCGTTGGGTGATGGGGTCGAGGGCATGATCGATCCGCGGTCGGGGGCGTTCTCGTTCGCGTTGCCGGTGGCGGGGGTGTCGTTGGGGTGGGATTCGCGGGCGGCTGGCGTGGACCGGTCGGGGCTCGGCGAGGGCTGGTCGGTGGCGGGGGTCGCGAAGGTCGACACCGAGGGTGGAATGCGGGTGTCGCCGGCGTCGGGTGGGGTGTTCGTGGCGAACGCGTCGGTGCCGAGCGGGCTCGAGGGGTATCTGCTCGGCGATGTGGTGTTCCGGCAGGGTCATGTGCAGGTGCCGGCCAGCGCTGATGGGTCGCGGGGTGCGGTGGATGCGGCGTTCGAGCTGGTCGAGTTGGGTGGGGTGCGCACGTTCTTCAGCGCGGAAGGCGATCCGGTGGTGCGGCTGGACGCGAACGACAACCGGTCGGATTGGTCGTGGGAGCCGGGTCACCGGCTGGTGCGGGCGACGGATGTCTCGGGCGTGACGACGACCCTGGATTGGTCGGATCCGGGGCGGGTGCAGGTGGTGACCGGTGCGGGTGCGTCGCAGGTGACGGGCGCGGTCGAGGTGGACGGTGGCCGGGTGTCCGCGGTGGTGGATGCCACGGGCGGGCGGGTGCGGGTCGGGTACACGCCGGCCGGGCTGGTGAAGACGATCACGGCGGTGGCCGGTGCGGCGACCGAGGTGTCCTGGCAGGCCCTGGTCGATGGGCAGACCGCGGTGGACCGGGTCCGGGTGATCGAGCAGGCCACCGGGGCCGAGCTGTCGGCCAGGCAGTGGACCGCGCAGGCCGGGCTCGCGTCGGGGTGGCCCGCGCAGCAGGTGCCGGCCGTGGCCGGTTCGGCGGTGTCTGGTTCGGCCGTGGCCGGTTCGGGTGTGGCCGATTCGGCGGGGTCTGGTTCGGCGGTGACCGCGGGTGCTGGTGGGTATGTCACGGCGGTCACGGATGGGTCGAGCACGGTGGTGTCCGAGTTCGATGGGTTGGGGCTGCTGCTCACCCGCACCGACACCCGACCCGACCCCACCACCGACGGCCCCGACACCGGTACACCCGCGACGACCACCGCGTACACCTACGACGGGTTCGACCGGCTCACGCTCGCGCTGGACGGCACCCGGTACACGTACGACGCGACCAACCAGCCCGTCACCGAGACCACCCCGGACGGGGTCACGATCCGCACCGGCTACTGGGCCAGCGGCCAACGCGCCACCCACACCCAAGACGACACCACCGCGGCGACGGTGTTCCACTGGGACGGCACCACCCTCCTCAACGACACGCACACCAGCCCCGAGGCATCCGGCACCGCCGCCTACCTGCTCGGTGTCGGCCGGCATGCCCGCACCCTCGGCAGCCCAGCGTCGACCGTGTTCTCCGAGGCCGACTTCCACGGCAACGTCACCGAGCTGACCGGCCCCGACGCGAACGTGACGACCAGCTACGACTACACCGACTACGGCGTCACCACGACGAGGCAGCACACCGACGACGAGCACGACGCCGGCCCGCTGGTCGGCGACGCGCACCGCAACCCGTTCCAATACGCGGGTGAGTACACCAACCCCACCGGCACCCAACACCTGCAGGTCCGCACCTACGACCCCGCGACCATGCGGCTGACCAGCGTCGACCCCGAACCGCAGCACAACCGCTACCACTACGCCGCACTCAACCCCATCACGCTCGCCGACCCCACCGGCCGCATCCCCGACCTACCCGACTGGGGGAAAGCCCTCCTCGCCGGCGTCGGCCTCGCCCTCGCCCTGACCGGGTTCGGCACGGCGATCAGCGCCGTGGCGACGGCCTCATCCATCGGGGCCATGACGATCGGCACCAAAGCCGTCCTCCTCGGCACCGGCATCGTCGCCGCCTACGACCTGACCGCCACCGTGCTCGACACCGTCGACGTCTTCATGCCCGAGTTCCTCGACGACCAGACCGCCCTGATCCTCGGCGCAACCAGCGTCGGCGCAGGCGCCGCCACCGCGATCGCCGGCATCGGCGCCCGCGCCCTCACCCGCGTCGACATCAACCGGACCCTCGCGCTGGGCCCAGGCGTCGCCGAGAACGAAGCCAGGCACCTGGTCGAGTGGGCCGGGCGGATCGCGAAGCAAGGACAGGACAAGCTCTCGAAGTTCGGGATCACGGCCGACCGCCGTGATCTCGCGCGGAGCCTGAACGACCGGATCGTCGAAGATCTCCGCACGAGCGAACCAGGCTGGACGTACAGCGGCCACCGGGCCGAGCTCGAGAAGTTCGACAACATGGTGAAGGACTGGGAACCATCGCAACAGGTGCGGCCGAACCAGCTCGACTACGGCAAGAACATGGGCGCCAAGAAGGTGCACGTGGACAGCGGCCTCGGGAAGCGGATGCGCAATGTCGTGGCGGCCGATGCCTTCGCGGCGATGTGGCAGAGCCGCGCCCTGACCACCCAGGTCCGCAACGAGCGCGACAGTATCGCGAAGATCCTCGAATCGTCCCAGCAGAGCAACGCCAACGGCCAGGAGTGGCTCTATCCGAGAGGCGCAAACAAGACAGTCGTCTATGTCCCGGGGTATCAGTACCTTGACAAGGAGGGCTTCATCATGTGGGACAACCACTTCTTCGGCTGGGGCGTTCGCTGGAAGTACCAGCACCGTGCATCGGGTCACGAGGTCTGA
- a CDS encoding 2-hydroxyacid dehydrogenase, translating to MSDSHLVVSLPGETLRAAVGDLPDGVEVVLWDFESPAPTGTIDLVVPPYMGASQRLGALEGVATRLVQSQSIGYDDVPANLPPGHLFANAASVHEASTAELAVALTLAAQRGLPDFVRAASEGRWAPARHASLADRRVLLVGYGGVGRAIEDRLDGYEVELTRVASRARDDERGRIHGIDELAELLPSAEIVIVGVPLTDDTAGLVDAEFLAALPDGALVVNIARGRVADTDAILAEATSGRLRFAVDVTEPEPLPEGHALFALPNVLISPHVGGATSAMMPRMARLVRRQVERMLRGEEPLNVVYRS from the coding sequence ATGAGCGATTCGCACCTCGTCGTGTCCCTGCCCGGTGAGACCCTGCGTGCCGCGGTCGGCGATCTGCCCGACGGCGTCGAGGTCGTCCTCTGGGACTTCGAGTCCCCCGCCCCCACCGGCACGATCGACCTCGTCGTGCCGCCGTACATGGGCGCCTCGCAGCGACTCGGCGCCCTCGAGGGCGTCGCGACCCGGCTCGTGCAGTCGCAGAGCATCGGCTACGACGACGTCCCCGCCAACCTGCCGCCCGGCCACCTGTTCGCGAACGCCGCCTCGGTGCACGAGGCGTCCACCGCTGAGCTGGCCGTCGCACTCACGCTCGCCGCACAGCGCGGCCTGCCCGACTTCGTGCGGGCCGCTTCCGAGGGCCGCTGGGCGCCCGCGCGGCACGCGAGCCTCGCCGACCGCCGTGTACTGCTCGTCGGCTATGGCGGCGTGGGGCGCGCGATCGAGGACCGCCTCGACGGCTACGAGGTCGAGCTCACGCGCGTGGCGAGCCGTGCCCGCGACGACGAGCGCGGCCGGATCCACGGCATCGACGAGCTCGCCGAGCTGCTGCCGAGCGCCGAGATCGTGATCGTCGGCGTGCCGCTCACCGACGACACCGCCGGGCTCGTCGATGCTGAGTTCCTGGCCGCGCTGCCCGATGGCGCACTCGTGGTGAACATCGCGCGCGGCAGGGTCGCCGACACCGACGCGATCCTCGCCGAGGCGACCTCAGGTCGGCTGCGCTTCGCGGTGGACGTCACCGAGCCCGAGCCGCTGCCCGAGGGCCACGCGCTCTTCGCCCTGCCGAACGTGCTCATCTCGCCGCACGTCGGGGGCGCGACGAGCGCGATGATGCCGCGCATGGCGCGGCTCGTGCGCCGCCAGGTCGAGCGGATGCTCCGCGGCGAGGAGCCGCTCAACGTCGTCTATCGTTCCTGA
- a CDS encoding DUF6157 family protein: protein MEAVDYRDTFITVSPDSAARGSSAWGGQVPPADAPSVASATFELIAEHPYRWRASDVIFTVWADLRRLPKIARRQVRAEFFARPQACLRSSELARRYGWGIHADHDGRVAIYAVGTPEYESLAAGIAPDGTPVAVHEALHERELIAG from the coding sequence ATGGAAGCCGTCGACTATCGAGACACGTTCATCACCGTGTCGCCCGATTCGGCGGCACGGGGTTCGTCGGCATGGGGCGGCCAGGTGCCGCCCGCCGACGCGCCGTCGGTCGCCTCGGCGACGTTCGAGCTCATCGCGGAGCATCCGTACCGCTGGCGCGCGTCCGACGTGATCTTCACCGTGTGGGCCGACCTGCGCCGGCTGCCCAAGATCGCGCGCCGGCAGGTGCGCGCCGAGTTCTTCGCCCGGCCGCAGGCGTGCCTCAGATCGAGCGAGCTCGCGCGCCGGTACGGCTGGGGCATCCACGCCGACCACGACGGCCGCGTCGCGATCTACGCGGTCGGCACGCCCGAGTACGAGTCGCTCGCCGCCGGCATCGCACCCGACGGCACCCCGGTGGCCGTGCACGAGGCGCTGCACGAGCGCGAGCTCATCGCGGGCTGA
- a CDS encoding bifunctional aldolase/short-chain dehydrogenase has translation MTNPAAADLIARSNRLGADPKNTNYAGGNTSAKGTETDPVTGEPVELMWVKGSGGDLGTLQESGLAVLRLDRLRDLVNVYPGLEREDEMVAAFEYTLHGKGGAAPSIDTAMHGLVDAAHVDHLHPDSGIAIATAADGEELTAKIFGDKVVWVPWRRPGFQLGLDIAEIKAQHPQAIGCILGGHGITAWGDTSEESERNSLWIIDTAAAYLAEHGAAEPFGPVVPGFEPLPPAERRAKAAALAPTIRGLASYDKPQVGHFTDADVVLEFLSREKLAHLAALGTSCPDHFLRTKVKPLVLDLPAEASVEDSIARLKELHEAYRADYQAYYDAYATEDSPAIRGADPAIVLIPGVGMFSFGANKQTARVAGEFYVNAINVMRGAESVSTYAPISDEEKFRIEYWALEEAKLQRMPKPKTHATRIALVTGAASGIGKAIATRLAAEGACVVIADLDLEKAQAAAAELGNSDVAIGVAANVTDASQVQAAIDEAVLAFGGLDLVVNNAGLSLSKPLLETTEADWDLQHDVMAKGSFLVSKAAARVLIDQNLGGDIIYISSKNSVFAGPNNIAYSATKADQAHQVRLLAVELGEYGVRVNGINPDGVVRGSGIFAAGWGANRAKTYGIDEQDLGKFYAQRTILKREVLPEHVANAVFVLTGPELSHTTGLHVPVDAGVAAAFLR, from the coding sequence ATGACGAACCCCGCTGCCGCCGACCTCATCGCACGGTCGAACCGCCTCGGCGCCGACCCGAAGAACACGAACTACGCCGGCGGCAACACGTCGGCCAAGGGCACCGAGACCGACCCGGTGACGGGTGAGCCCGTCGAGCTCATGTGGGTCAAGGGCTCGGGCGGCGACCTCGGCACGCTGCAGGAGTCGGGCCTCGCGGTGCTGCGCCTCGACCGCCTGCGCGACCTGGTGAACGTCTACCCGGGTCTCGAGCGCGAAGACGAGATGGTCGCGGCGTTCGAGTACACCCTGCACGGCAAGGGCGGCGCGGCCCCGTCGATCGACACGGCCATGCACGGCCTCGTGGACGCCGCGCACGTCGACCACCTGCACCCCGATTCGGGCATCGCCATCGCGACCGCGGCCGACGGCGAAGAGCTCACCGCCAAGATCTTCGGCGACAAGGTCGTGTGGGTGCCGTGGCGCCGCCCCGGCTTCCAGCTCGGCCTCGACATTGCCGAGATCAAGGCGCAGCACCCCCAGGCGATCGGCTGCATCCTCGGCGGCCACGGCATCACGGCGTGGGGTGACACGTCGGAGGAGTCCGAGCGCAACTCGCTCTGGATCATCGACACCGCCGCGGCGTACCTCGCCGAGCACGGCGCGGCCGAGCCGTTCGGCCCGGTGGTGCCCGGCTTCGAACCGCTGCCCCCGGCCGAGCGCCGCGCGAAGGCCGCCGCGCTCGCGCCGACCATCCGTGGGCTCGCCTCGTACGACAAGCCGCAGGTCGGCCACTTCACCGACGCCGACGTCGTGCTCGAGTTCCTGAGCCGCGAGAAGCTCGCGCACCTCGCCGCGCTCGGCACGAGCTGCCCCGACCACTTCCTGCGCACGAAGGTCAAGCCGCTCGTGCTCGACCTCCCGGCCGAGGCATCCGTCGAAGACTCGATCGCGCGCCTGAAGGAGCTGCACGAGGCGTACCGCGCCGACTACCAGGCCTACTACGACGCCTACGCGACCGAGGACTCCCCCGCGATCCGCGGCGCCGACCCGGCCATCGTGCTGATCCCCGGCGTGGGCATGTTCAGCTTCGGCGCCAACAAGCAGACCGCGCGCGTGGCCGGCGAGTTCTACGTCAACGCGATCAACGTCATGCGCGGCGCCGAGTCGGTCTCGACCTACGCGCCGATCAGCGACGAGGAGAAGTTCCGCATCGAGTACTGGGCGCTCGAGGAGGCCAAGCTCCAGCGCATGCCGAAGCCGAAGACGCACGCGACGCGCATCGCGCTCGTCACGGGTGCCGCCTCCGGCATCGGCAAGGCCATCGCGACCCGCCTCGCGGCCGAGGGCGCGTGCGTCGTCATCGCGGACCTCGACCTCGAGAAGGCGCAGGCCGCCGCGGCCGAGCTGGGCAACAGCGACGTCGCCATCGGCGTCGCCGCGAACGTGACGGATGCCTCGCAGGTGCAGGCCGCGATCGACGAGGCCGTGCTGGCATTCGGCGGGCTCGACCTCGTCGTGAACAACGCGGGCCTCTCGCTGTCGAAGCCGCTGCTGGAGACCACCGAGGCCGACTGGGATCTGCAGCACGACGTCATGGCGAAGGGCTCGTTCCTCGTGTCGAAGGCCGCCGCGCGCGTGCTCATCGACCAGAACCTCGGCGGCGACATCATCTACATCTCGTCCAAGAACTCGGTGTTCGCAGGCCCGAACAACATCGCCTACTCGGCGACGAAGGCCGATCAGGCGCACCAGGTACGACTGCTCGCGGTCGAGCTCGGCGAGTACGGCGTCCGGGTCAACGGCATCAATCCCGACGGCGTCGTCCGCGGCTCGGGCATCTTCGCCGCCGGCTGGGGCGCCAACCGGGCGAAGACGTACGGCATCGACGAGCAGGATCTCGGCAAGTTCTACGCCCAGCGCACGATCCTGAAGCGCGAGGTGCTCCCCGAGCACGTCGCGAACGCCGTGTTCGTGCTCACCGGCCCCGAGCTCAGCCACACCACCGGACTCCACGTCCCCGTCGACGCCGGCGTCGCCGCCGCCTTCCTCCGATGA
- a CDS encoding DeoR/GlpR family DNA-binding transcription regulator translates to MTMASSVDGEHRRARLVAILERDGGIKHEAAATELGVSAMTIRRDLAEMEAAGLVRRVRGGAIAPSGPRPFRERSSVNARAKSVIAEKALRLLPASGAVALDASSTTGRIAATLGERTELIVATNSWENFTAARNTGAHPVLIGGELEEATDSFVGPLACRGAASMLYRRFFASASAVDPIHGTSDVTLAEAQVKREFAGAADETVVCVDASKLEQRDVAVCLAWSEVTIMVTELSPEDPRLDPFRDLVDLV, encoded by the coding sequence ATGACCATGGCGAGCTCGGTGGACGGCGAGCACCGACGCGCGCGTCTGGTCGCGATCCTCGAGCGCGATGGCGGCATCAAGCACGAGGCGGCCGCCACCGAGCTCGGTGTCTCGGCGATGACGATCAGGCGCGATCTCGCGGAGATGGAGGCCGCGGGGCTTGTGCGGCGCGTCCGCGGCGGCGCGATCGCCCCCTCGGGGCCACGCCCGTTCCGCGAACGCAGCTCGGTGAACGCGCGCGCCAAGAGCGTGATCGCCGAGAAGGCGCTCCGGCTGCTCCCGGCCTCGGGGGCGGTCGCCCTCGACGCGTCGTCGACGACCGGCCGCATCGCGGCGACGCTCGGCGAGCGCACCGAGCTCATCGTCGCGACGAACTCCTGGGAGAACTTCACCGCGGCACGCAACACCGGGGCGCACCCCGTCCTCATCGGGGGCGAGCTCGAGGAGGCGACCGACAGCTTCGTCGGTCCGCTCGCGTGCCGAGGGGCCGCCTCGATGCTCTACCGCCGCTTCTTCGCCTCCGCGAGCGCGGTCGACCCGATCCACGGCACCTCCGACGTCACGCTCGCGGAGGCCCAGGTCAAGCGCGAGTTCGCCGGTGCGGCCGACGAGACGGTGGTCTGCGTGGACGCGAGCAAGCTCGAGCAGCGTGACGTCGCGGTCTGCCTGGCCTGGAGCGAGGTGACGATCATGGTCACCGAACTCTCCCCCGAGGACCCGCGCCTCGATCCGTTCCGCGACCTCGTCGACCTCGTCTGA
- a CDS encoding TetR-like C-terminal domain-containing protein, whose protein sequence is MSSTEITTSAPSGSRLEPGETSSTGSPGRAALLRALEELALEQGVGNVGLREVARRAGLSHAAPTHFFGSRYGMVRALALEGLSLLDDEMCTAQERAANLPGRERLIADALEFVAFARRHPAHYDAMFRTPTPPDGDATLDRARLAALGGLRALVAEVHANGEIGGDVETAFLQLCAMSHGIASLAVDGLLHGFDQIAEHPADAAAIAELIVRAQVAQLP, encoded by the coding sequence TTGTCAAGTACCGAGATCACCACGTCCGCGCCGAGCGGCAGCCGCCTCGAACCCGGCGAGACCAGCTCGACCGGCTCCCCCGGCCGCGCCGCCCTGCTCCGTGCGCTCGAAGAGCTCGCGCTCGAGCAGGGCGTCGGCAATGTCGGCCTGCGCGAGGTCGCCCGCCGCGCCGGCCTTTCCCACGCCGCACCGACCCACTTCTTCGGCAGCCGGTACGGCATGGTCCGTGCCCTCGCACTCGAGGGCCTCAGCCTCCTCGACGACGAGATGTGCACAGCCCAGGAGCGCGCCGCGAACCTCCCCGGCCGCGAGCGGCTGATCGCCGACGCGCTCGAGTTCGTCGCGTTCGCGCGGCGGCATCCGGCGCACTACGACGCCATGTTCCGCACGCCCACGCCCCCCGACGGCGATGCGACGCTCGACCGGGCACGGCTGGCCGCACTCGGCGGCCTGCGCGCGCTCGTCGCCGAGGTGCACGCGAACGGTGAGATCGGCGGCGACGTCGAGACGGCGTTCCTGCAGCTGTGCGCCATGAGCCACGGCATCGCCTCGCTCGCCGTCGACGGTCTGCTGCACGGGTTCGACCAGATCGCGGAGCATCCGGCCGACGCGGCAGCCATCGCCGAGCTCATCGTCCGCGCCCAGGTCGCGCAACTGCCCTGA